In one Pseudomonas hydrolytica genomic region, the following are encoded:
- a CDS encoding cobyrinate a,c-diamide synthase encodes MTTRHCPALLIAAPASGQGKTTVTAALARLHTRQGRRVRVFKCGPDFLDPMIHARASGAPVYQLDLAMVGEAESRRLLWQAAGEADLILIEGVMGLFDGKPSAADLARHFGVPVLGVIDGAAMAQTFGALAHGLATFQPDLPFAGVLGNRVASSRHGEILRDALPPSIRWFGALPRSAAVELPSRHLGLVQAAELADLDARLDAAADALAASADVDLPPAVSFAAPPINEPAPLLKDVRIGVARDAAFAFLYQANLDLLQALGAELRYFSPLADSALPEVDSLYLPGGYPELYLAELAGNQAMAAAIRAHHQDGKPLLAECGGMLYLLDELRDKQGASGRMLGLLTGSAALQPRLTALALQEVTLPEGELRGHSYHHSRLDSPLEPLVRGRCPNGKPVAEAVYRLGRLTASYIHFYLPSNPEAAAALLRP; translated from the coding sequence ATGACGACACGTCACTGTCCGGCGTTGCTGATCGCCGCCCCGGCTTCCGGCCAGGGCAAGACCACCGTCACCGCTGCGCTGGCACGTCTGCATACGCGCCAGGGTCGGCGCGTGCGGGTGTTCAAGTGCGGGCCTGATTTTCTCGACCCGATGATCCATGCCCGCGCAAGCGGCGCGCCGGTGTACCAGCTCGACCTGGCCATGGTCGGTGAGGCGGAGAGCCGTCGCCTGCTGTGGCAGGCTGCGGGCGAGGCGGATCTGATCCTCATCGAAGGGGTGATGGGCCTGTTCGACGGCAAACCCTCGGCGGCGGACCTGGCGCGTCATTTCGGCGTGCCGGTGCTGGGCGTGATCGACGGCGCGGCCATGGCGCAGACCTTCGGCGCCCTGGCCCATGGCCTGGCCACCTTCCAGCCCGATCTGCCCTTTGCCGGCGTGCTCGGCAATCGCGTTGCCAGCAGCCGTCATGGCGAGATCCTGCGCGATGCCCTGCCGCCGAGCATTCGCTGGTTCGGCGCCTTGCCGCGCAGCGCCGCGGTGGAGTTGCCCAGTCGCCATCTGGGCCTGGTGCAGGCCGCCGAGCTGGCGGATCTGGATGCGCGCCTGGACGCTGCCGCCGATGCGCTGGCGGCCAGTGCCGATGTCGACCTGCCGCCGGCGGTGAGTTTCGCCGCGCCGCCCATCAATGAACCCGCGCCCTTGTTGAAGGATGTGCGCATTGGCGTGGCGCGCGATGCGGCGTTCGCCTTCCTCTATCAGGCCAATCTCGATCTGCTGCAGGCTCTCGGCGCCGAGCTGCGCTATTTCTCGCCGCTGGCCGACAGCGCGCTGCCCGAAGTGGATAGCCTTTATCTGCCTGGCGGTTATCCCGAGCTGTATCTGGCCGAGCTTGCAGGCAATCAGGCCATGGCCGCGGCCATCCGTGCCCATCATCAGGACGGCAAGCCGCTGCTCGCCGAATGTGGCGGCATGCTCTATCTGCTCGACGAGCTGCGCGACAAGCAGGGCGCCAGCGGGCGCATGCTCGGCCTGCTGACGGGCAGCGCCGCATTGCAGCCGCGCCTGACCGCGCTGGCCCTGCAGGAGGTGACGCTGCCGGAGGGCGAGCTGCGTGGCCATAGCTACCATCACTCGCGCCTGGACAGCCCGCTCGAGCCGCTGGTGCGCGGGCGCTGTCCGAACGGCAAGCCGGTGGCCGAGGCGGTGTATCGCCTGGGGCGACTGACCGCCAGCTATATCCACTTCTACCTGCCGTCCAACCCGGAGGCAGCCGCCGCGCTGCTGCGCCCATGA
- the bluB gene encoding 5,6-dimethylbenzimidazole synthase, which produces MSEHAFSPEERAAVYRAIAERRDMRHFSGGEVPAEVLARLLEAAHHAPSVGLMQPWRFLRIRDEQLREAAHALVEAERVRTAEALGERSDEFMRLKVEGIRDCAELLAVALMDGRDAHVFGRRTLPEMDMASVACAIQNLWLAARAEGLGLGWVSLFDPEALAELLGMPAGSKPVALLCLGPVDAFYEKPMLVQEGWATPRPLSELLFENRWGVQGD; this is translated from the coding sequence ATGAGCGAGCACGCCTTCAGCCCCGAGGAGCGCGCGGCGGTGTACCGCGCCATCGCCGAGCGTCGTGACATGCGCCATTTCAGCGGTGGCGAGGTGCCGGCCGAGGTGTTGGCGCGCCTGCTCGAAGCCGCCCACCATGCGCCCAGCGTTGGCCTGATGCAGCCCTGGCGTTTCCTGCGCATCCGCGATGAGCAGCTGCGTGAGGCGGCCCATGCGCTGGTGGAGGCCGAGCGGGTACGCACCGCAGAGGCCCTGGGCGAGCGCAGCGACGAATTCATGCGGCTGAAGGTCGAGGGCATCCGCGATTGCGCCGAGCTGCTGGCGGTGGCGCTGATGGACGGACGCGATGCACATGTCTTCGGGCGACGCACGCTGCCGGAAATGGATATGGCCTCGGTGGCCTGCGCCATTCAGAATCTGTGGCTGGCCGCGCGCGCCGAAGGTCTTGGGCTGGGCTGGGTGTCGCTGTTCGATCCCGAAGCGCTGGCTGAGCTGCTGGGCATGCCGGCCGGCAGCAAGCCGGTGGCGCTGCTCTGTCTGGGGCCGGTGGATGCCTTCTATGAAAAACCCATGCTGGTGCAAGAGGGCTGGGCCACGCCTCGACCGCTGAGCGAGCTGCTGTTCGAGAATCGATGGGGAGTGCAGGGTGACTGA
- the cbiB gene encoding adenosylcobinamide-phosphate synthase CbiB — protein MSLALITCAGVALDAVLGEPSRAHPLVAFGRLADRLEQRFNPAGGGWRSHGVTAWCLAVLPLTLLTWLLVQISGLGWAVEIFALYFAIGLRSLYEHAQPVARALRLGDLQLARERVGWMVSRNTAELDATGVARAGTESVLENGSDAVFAALFWFIVAGAPGVVLYRLSNTLDAMWGYRNERFERFGWAAAKIDDLLNYIPARLVALTYALLGNTLLALRCWRRQAPLWDSPNAGPVMAAGAGSLGVSLGGAAEYHGELHERPQLGEGPAPRARDIERAMNRVVAGVGLWLLCLMIWEVLGA, from the coding sequence ATGAGCCTGGCGCTGATCACCTGCGCCGGTGTGGCGCTGGACGCCGTGCTGGGCGAGCCAAGCCGCGCGCATCCGCTGGTGGCCTTCGGGCGCCTGGCCGATCGCCTGGAGCAGCGCTTCAACCCGGCCGGCGGTGGCTGGCGCAGCCATGGCGTCACCGCCTGGTGCCTGGCAGTGCTGCCGCTGACCCTGCTCACCTGGCTGCTGGTGCAGATCAGCGGGTTGGGCTGGGCGGTGGAGATCTTCGCCCTGTATTTCGCCATTGGCCTGCGCAGTCTTTACGAGCACGCGCAGCCGGTGGCCCGCGCGCTGCGTCTGGGCGATCTGCAGCTGGCACGCGAGCGGGTCGGCTGGATGGTCAGCCGCAACACCGCCGAGCTGGACGCCACCGGCGTGGCCCGCGCCGGTACCGAGTCGGTGCTGGAGAACGGTTCCGATGCGGTATTCGCCGCCTTGTTCTGGTTCATCGTCGCCGGTGCGCCCGGCGTGGTGCTGTACCGCCTGAGCAATACCCTGGACGCCATGTGGGGCTATCGCAACGAGCGCTTCGAGCGCTTCGGCTGGGCGGCGGCGAAGATTGATGACCTACTCAATTACATCCCGGCGCGCCTGGTGGCGCTGACCTATGCGCTGCTCGGGAATACCCTTCTGGCGCTGCGCTGCTGGCGCCGGCAGGCGCCATTGTGGGACAGTCCCAATGCTGGCCCGGTGATGGCCGCTGGTGCCGGCAGCCTGGGTGTGAGTCTGGGCGGCGCCGCCGAATACCACGGCGAGCTGCATGAGCGCCCGCAGCTGGGCGAGGGCCCTGCGCCGCGCGCGCGGGATATCGAACGGGCGATGAACCGGGTCGTTGCCGGCGTTGGCCTGTGGTTGCTGTGCCTGATGATCTGGGAGGTGCTGGGTGCTTGA
- the cobD gene encoding threonine-phosphate decarboxylase CobD: MLEHGGRLRAAAQRYGIPLEDWLDLSTGIAPYGWDLPPVPAQAWARLPEINDGLEAAARDYYGAASLLPVAGSQAAIQALPRLRTHSNVGILAPTYAEHAAAWRREGHRITKLSEGSVHRALPQLDVLLVVNPNNPTGRLIEPARLLDWHDELAERGGWLVVDEAFIDCTPQHSLAAYSDMPGLIVLRSFGKFFGLAGLRLGFVLAAQALLDELEALLGPWAVSGPARSIARQLLADSDGQRRQRERLLADGERLAALLRDCGLPPTGGSALFQFCCTRRAVPCMELLARRGILIRLFAELDSLRFGLPADEAGWLRLEQGLLDCAPILASLEETS; encoded by the coding sequence GTGCTTGAACACGGAGGTCGACTGCGCGCGGCGGCGCAGCGCTATGGCATCCCCCTGGAGGACTGGCTGGACCTGTCCACCGGTATCGCCCCCTATGGCTGGGATCTGCCGCCGGTTCCCGCTCAGGCCTGGGCGCGGTTGCCCGAGATCAACGATGGCCTGGAGGCGGCCGCGCGCGATTATTACGGCGCCGCCAGCCTGTTGCCGGTGGCCGGTTCGCAGGCGGCGATCCAGGCTCTGCCACGGCTGCGCACGCACAGCAACGTGGGCATCCTCGCGCCGACCTACGCCGAGCACGCCGCGGCCTGGCGCCGCGAAGGCCATCGCATCACCAAGCTCAGCGAAGGCTCGGTGCATCGCGCGCTGCCGCAGCTCGACGTCCTGCTGGTGGTCAATCCCAACAACCCGACCGGGCGTCTGATCGAGCCGGCGCGCCTGCTCGACTGGCACGACGAGCTGGCCGAACGCGGCGGCTGGCTGGTGGTCGACGAAGCCTTCATCGACTGCACGCCGCAGCACAGCCTGGCGGCCTACAGCGACATGCCGGGGCTGATCGTGCTGCGCTCGTTCGGCAAGTTCTTCGGTCTGGCCGGCCTGCGTCTGGGCTTCGTGCTGGCGGCGCAGGCCTTGCTGGATGAGCTGGAAGCGCTGCTCGGGCCCTGGGCGGTCAGCGGTCCGGCGCGCAGCATCGCCCGCCAGCTGCTTGCTGACAGCGACGGCCAGCGCCGCCAGCGCGAGCGTTTGCTGGCCGATGGCGAGCGTCTGGCGGCGCTGCTGCGCGACTGCGGCCTGCCGCCTACCGGCGGTTCGGCGCTGTTCCAGTTCTGCTGCACGCGCCGTGCGGTGCCCTGCATGGAGCTGCTGGCACGGCGCGGCATTCTGATCAGGCTGTTCGCCGAGCTGGACAGCCTGCGCTTCGGCCTGCCGGCAGACGAGGCCGGCTGGCTGCGCCTGGAGCAGGGCTTGCTGGACTGCGCGCCGATCCTCGCCAGCCTTGAGGAAACCTCCTGA
- a CDS encoding cobyric acid synthase has protein sequence MPTLMVQGTTSDAGKSTLVTALCRWARRQGVSVAPFKPQNMALNSAVTADGGEIGRAQAVQAQAAGLAPHTDMNPVLLKPNSDMGAQVIIHGRAIGNMQALTYHGYKPVAMAAVLESHARLVERHQLVLVEGAGSPAEINLRAGDIANMGFAEAVDCPVILIADIDKGGVFAHLVGTLELLSPSEQARIRGFVINRFRGDIALLKPGLDWLEQRTGKPVLGVLPYLTDFHLEAEDAVDTRQQAKSAQALRVVVPVLPRISNHTDFDPLRLHPQVQLTFVGPGQAIPPADLIILPGSKSVRADLARLREQGWDTAIARHLRYGGKLLGICGGLQMLGRQIHDPHGLEGAAGSSEGLGLLDFETVLEPEKQLRNVRGQLCLEQAQVSGYEIHAGVSRGPGLNGAVQLDDGRSDGGLSADGQVLGTYLHGLFEQPSAFAALLRWAGLHEVQTVDYQALRERDIERLADQVELHLDNEQLRMLCGIR, from the coding sequence ATGCCAACCCTGATGGTGCAGGGCACCACTTCCGATGCCGGCAAGAGTACCCTGGTGACGGCGCTGTGCCGCTGGGCGCGGCGCCAGGGCGTCTCCGTGGCGCCATTCAAGCCGCAGAACATGGCGCTCAACTCGGCAGTGACCGCCGATGGCGGCGAGATCGGGCGGGCCCAGGCGGTGCAAGCACAGGCCGCCGGCCTGGCGCCGCACACCGACATGAACCCGGTGCTGCTCAAGCCCAACAGCGACATGGGCGCCCAGGTGATCATCCACGGCCGCGCCATCGGCAACATGCAGGCGCTGACCTACCACGGCTACAAGCCGGTGGCGATGGCGGCAGTGCTGGAATCCCACGCCCGCCTGGTCGAGCGCCACCAGCTGGTGCTGGTCGAGGGCGCCGGTTCGCCGGCCGAGATCAACCTGCGCGCCGGCGACATCGCCAACATGGGCTTCGCCGAGGCGGTGGACTGTCCGGTGATCCTGATCGCCGACATCGACAAGGGCGGCGTGTTCGCCCATCTGGTCGGCACCCTGGAGCTGCTCAGCCCCAGCGAACAGGCGCGGATCAGGGGCTTCGTGATCAACCGTTTTCGCGGCGATATCGCCCTGCTCAAACCGGGGCTGGACTGGCTGGAGCAGCGCACCGGCAAGCCGGTGCTCGGCGTGCTGCCGTACCTGACGGACTTTCACCTGGAAGCCGAAGACGCCGTCGATACCCGTCAGCAGGCCAAGAGCGCGCAGGCGCTGCGCGTGGTGGTGCCGGTGCTGCCGCGCATCAGCAACCATACCGATTTCGACCCGCTGCGCCTGCATCCGCAGGTGCAGCTGACCTTCGTCGGGCCGGGCCAGGCCATCCCGCCGGCCGACCTGATCATCCTGCCCGGCTCCAAGAGCGTGCGCGCCGACCTGGCCCGGCTGCGCGAGCAGGGCTGGGACACGGCCATCGCCCGCCATCTGCGCTATGGCGGCAAACTGCTGGGCATCTGCGGCGGCCTGCAGATGCTCGGTCGGCAGATTCACGATCCGCATGGCCTGGAAGGCGCTGCCGGCAGCAGCGAGGGCCTCGGCCTGCTGGATTTCGAGACGGTGCTGGAGCCGGAGAAACAGTTGCGCAACGTGCGTGGCCAGCTGTGCCTGGAGCAGGCGCAGGTCAGCGGTTACGAGATTCACGCTGGCGTCAGTCGCGGGCCGGGCCTCAATGGCGCCGTGCAGCTTGACGACGGCCGCAGCGACGGCGGACTCAGCGCCGACGGTCAGGTGCTCGGGACCTACCTGCATGGCCTGTTCGAGCAGCCCTCGGCGTTCGCCGCACTACTGCGCTGGGCCGGGCTGCATGAAGTACAGACGGTGGATTACCAGGCCCTGCGCGAGCGCGATATCGAGCGCCTGGCCGACCAGGTGGAACTGCACCTGGATAACGAGCAGCTCAGGATGCTTTGTGGCATCCGCTAG
- the cobU gene encoding bifunctional adenosylcobinamide kinase/adenosylcobinamide-phosphate guanylyltransferase, which produces MLELILGGARSGKSRLAERLADESGLEVVYIATSQPLDGEMNERVAQHRARRPAHWALVEEPLALARVLQEEAASGRCLLVDCLTLWLTNLLMLEDAQRLNAEREALLACVAQLPGRILLVSNETGLGVVPLGELTRRYVDEAGWLHQALAERSQRVLFTVAGLPMTLKGDAL; this is translated from the coding sequence ATGCTTGAACTGATCCTCGGCGGTGCCCGTTCCGGCAAGAGCCGCCTGGCCGAGAGGCTGGCCGACGAGTCCGGGCTGGAGGTGGTTTACATCGCCACCAGCCAGCCGCTCGACGGCGAGATGAACGAGCGGGTTGCCCAGCACCGCGCCCGGCGTCCGGCGCATTGGGCGCTGGTGGAGGAGCCGCTGGCGCTGGCCCGTGTGCTGCAGGAAGAGGCCGCTTCCGGGCGCTGCCTGCTGGTGGACTGCCTGACCCTGTGGCTGACCAATCTGCTGATGCTGGAGGACGCGCAGCGCCTGAATGCCGAGCGCGAGGCGCTGCTCGCTTGTGTGGCGCAATTGCCCGGGCGCATTCTGCTGGTCAGCAACGAGACCGGCCTGGGCGTGGTGCCATTGGGCGAACTCACCCGGCGTTATGTCGATGAGGCCGGCTGGCTGCACCAGGCGCTGGCCGAACGCAGCCAGCGCGTGCTGTTCACCGTTGCCGGCCTGCCGATGACCCTCAAGGGAGATGCCCTATGA